Genomic segment of Drosophila willistoni isolate 14030-0811.24 chromosome 2L unlocalized genomic scaffold, UCI_dwil_1.1 Seg139, whole genome shotgun sequence:
TGCCCGCATGTGTCTGGCGGTGGCTTTGACGGCTGCTCGTCATGGTGCCACTGTCTGCAATCATGTGGAGGTCAAGGAATTGCTCAAAAAGGACGATGGTTCGGGCAAACAAGTGCTCTGTGGCGCCAAGGTAAAGGATCATATTTCTGGCAAGGAATTCACCGTAAAGGCCAAGTGTATTGTTAATGCCGCCGGTCCATTTACCGATTCCATTCGCAAAATGGATAATCCCACGGTTAAGAGCATCTGCTGCCCCAGCTCGGGTGTGCATATTGTTTTACCCGGCTACTATAGTCCCGATCAGATGGGTCTGCTCGATCCATCGACTTCCGATGGTCGTGTCATTTTCTTCCTGCCCTGGCAACGTCAAACGATTGCGGGTACAACCGATTTACCCTGCGATATTACCCACACTCCCACACCCACCGAAGATGAAATTCAGTTCATTTTGAGCGAAATCAAGAATTATCTTAATGCCGATGTGGAAGTGCGTCGCGGTGATGTGTTGTCCGCCTGGAGCGGCATCCGACCATTGGTATCGGATCCCAACAAGGAAGATACCCAGTCTCTGGCCCGTAATCACATTGTCCATGTGAGTCCCTCAAATCTCATTACCATTGCTGGCGGTAAATGGACCACCTACAGAGCCATGGCAGAGCACACCATCGATGCGGCTATTAAGGGTAAGCAATAAATCCAAACTCTAAATTCTATTGATGACCGTTTTTCGTATTTCGATAGCCTGCAATCTGAAGCCCGAACGTGCTGAAGCTGTTACCGcttatttgaaaattgaagGCGGACAAGGTTGGACACCAACCATGTATATTCGTCTCGTCCAGGACTTTGGTCTCGAGTGTGAGGTTGCCCAGCACTTGGCCAAATCGTATGGTGATCGTGCTTTCGCCGTGTCCAAGATGGCTTCCCTGACCGGCAAACGTTGGCCCATTATTGGCAATCGCATCCATCCCGAATTCCCCTACATTGATGCTGAGATCCGTTACGGTGTTAGGGAATATGCCTGCACAGCTGTCGATATGATTGCTCGTCGTTTGCGTCTTGCTTTCCTCAATGTCCAGGCAGCATCCGAGGCTTTGCCGGTTATTGTTGATATTATGGGCGAGGAGTTGAAGTGGTCTAAGGATGAGAAGGAGCGTCAAATCAAACATGCCACTGAGTTTTTGGCCAACGAAATGGGACATACTGTCAATCGCACCTCCAAGGAAAGAATACCCATTAAACTTTCGAAAGAGGAAATTCAGACATATATTAAACGTTTCCAAATCATTGACAAGGACAAGAAGGGATACGTGTCCATCAATGATATTCGTCGCGCACTGAAGAGTTTCGGTGATGCCGATGTCTCCGGCGAGCAATTGCACGAGATACTTAAAGAGATCGATACGAATATGAATGGCCAGGTGGAACTCGATGAATATCTTCAGGTAAGGgcatacacacaaacagataTAAAACTTTATTAAAATGGCACTCTAAACACACTAAAACATgcatataataaaatatatatataataaatatctTCTTTTCTGCTGCAGATGATGTCGGCCATTAAGACGGGCGATGTGGCTTATTCCCGATTTGCTCGCATGGCCGAGCTGGAGGAGCAGAAACATGAGGCGGCAAATCTTAAGCAAAAGATCAGTGTCGATCGCTCTGGTGGCGGCTTGTAAGCGACTTAAATGACGATATGACATCACAAAAATTATACTAAACGTTCATCTGCAACATAAACTTTTTGTAGGATTAAGTACAACGAacttattttcattttgctgttaataaaataaaaaagaaaaatttaactCACTTAAAATTGTCCTCTCAGTTTAAGACAGTTTACAAGACGATTCATTTTTCTGTTTCTCATCTTTTGCTGTTTGTGGTTTGGCTTGTGTATTCTTTTGTTCGCTTACAGATTTGGAAGGTTGAGGTAAAGTTTGTGACTTCGTTTCTGACACAGTTTTAGTCACTGGTGCCGCTGTCTGTTTAGTTTTGCTCTTAGTTTCGCCATTTTTCTCTGCAGGTTTAGTAGACGGAGCTGGATTTGCCTTTGTTTCTTGAGCATTTGGAGCCTTTTTTGGCTTCGTTCCTGTGTCAGTTTTGACCGCCGCTGTCTGATTTGGCTGATTTGTCTTAGCCTTAGTTTCATCGTTTTGAGCCACAGGTTTAGAGGGTGGTGAAGGAGTTGTCTTTGCCTTTGGTTCTTGATCAGTAGTAgatttttttgtcttttttccTGTGGCAGTTTTAGTTTCAGCTTCAGAAGGTTTGACTGGTGCCTCTGGCTGATTAGTCTTGGCATTATTCTGACCATTTTGTCCTGCAGTCTTAGATGGCGCTAATGAAGTTGGATTAGCTACATTGGTTTGTCCTGGTTTTTCTGTCTGTTTTGAATTGGTCTTATCCACCAGTTTACAGAATGAAGATAGgacattttcaatattattatcGTTCATGTTACCACTAGCCATCTTCAGGAAATATGCACCACAGCCTACAGCACAGTTGAACATATCCTTACGTTGACTTTCTGTGAAATCAGCAAACATATCCAATTTGGGATCCCAAAAGAATAAGAGTTTACCATTTCTTTTAGCCGTTTTCAAGCAATCGGCCAGCTTATGAAACATCTGCAATTAACCAACATTTAGAACGTTtcataaaataaagaaaaaggaTAATGGGATAACTTACATCAATTAGAATTTCATTGAGTTGCTTTTGCCAATAGCCTGGTTCTCGTTCAATCACTTGCCAAAGAAATAAGGTTTTAATGTAATAACTTTTCAAGTTACCCATATTTTGTTTAGTATCCCGAAATTGTTTCATAAATCGTATGCCATTCTTTAGATTGGCTTTATCCTTCAGCAAATTGTGCTCGGCATCATAATATGATGCTCTATATGATATATTATCGCCCAGTTGGCCCTTTATAGGTTTTGGTATGGCATTCCAGTATTCACTTTTACCAAagtattctttttgtttcgGTCCCAAGACAATCTGCTTTGCCGACAACCTAATCGAGGGTACAAAATCTACAGAATATTCTTGtggttcttttatatagaTGGTATGCGCTGGTCCTGCGCGTTTATAGACCAATTGAGATATATGTCCATTCACATCAATTCGGTTATTCAAGTCATTTAGGGTCTTTGTAAATAGACCCTGTAACCAactttgcaatttattttccaaaagcATATTCTTGGCATTGACAATTTTCTGAAGTTGTTCGTATATTTCCCTATTTTGCTCTTGATTTCTGATGCGTTCCATCACCTCGGTCATATCGAGGGTAACGTTACCTAAATAATGGTTTATAATTTATTGATGGATTTGTGTTGGCTTTTAATGTCTACCTGGTCTTTGGGGATCGGCTTTTACAATGATGTAGTCATTCTCCGGAAATGCCAAATTGATAACCAAATCAAATTCATCGGGAGTTGCCACTTTTAGATTGTCACCGTAAGATCCTACGTGGGCGccacaaaagcaacaaattattttattgtcattttattaaagttttattaGTAGTTAGACGGTTAAATTCTAGGAACTCAAATGGATTTGATAGTGCGATAAGGAAAGAAGTGAATAATTGGTAAAAACGGCTTCTGTATACCATGCAGCAAAGTAACAGCTACAATTTATGGCTAATATATGATATTTCGTTCACTCTCTTACTTTCAGAGGTCAATTATGTGATTATTTCGTTCgcatagtaaaaaaaaaaaacaatatttatataattgtgATATTTCCTTATTAAATTCTAATGAAATTTGAATGGgccaaacaaaattgataacCAATATTGTGTACCAAACTTTCGAGAGTAATAGAAAACCTTTTTAAATTGTAAAGGCATTGCGAATATTATTTTGATTGCATTAGATTTAGTCGCCATTATCTCCATATGAATATGACTAGATATACATTTAAGAGACCGGAAACGCATCTTATGCATGTTACTTACAAAACTATTCATATTTTGgcgattttaaaaattatttttcccTACAGGTATACATAACCAGAGGACTGGGGCTAACTTGAATTGCGTCAAATTAATATACCGTttatgcaagggtataaaaatattcgCTTCCCTTCAAGACAGCTCCCAGATAGTTAAACTATTATTAAATATGTAAAGTCTAATGACTTAAACATtgaaatatattcatatgtatgtatgtataggcCACATAAATCTTTACTAAATCGTACatgacaaaaaattaattgattcagcaaaaaataaagtgtaaacaaacaaaattataaaaaattggTTTGGGTCAAACTTCTAAACAAATTGCCAATAAGCAAGCCACGTAAGCTTGATTTCTTccaaacacaaacaaacacacacacccacacacacatagatacaCATCTTTATCTGACTATAGTGAAAGCTCTCTTAAACGGACACCTTAATTTCCAATTCTTTCAACTTTTGAAGGTTAGAAACAGAAACTTCGCGTAATATTTCGAAAAAACAtatcaaaatattgaaaaatttttgaagttCCTTGCATTCACTTTTCCTTACTTCAGTTTTTGTAGCTACTTCTTTTACGGCGTCTAACTTTCGCTACTGGttaaaaatatcaataattatGGTAAATTACACAGATTTTTGAATAagtcatttaaattttacgaATGCCCCCCTCCCAAACAtcatcacaaaaaaaaaaaaaaattaaaactataattctgataatgaaaaaaaaactatttccaCCTTTCCGAAATGTattatgtaatttttattACGATTTGCTAATGATTTTGGCTTCTGAGAACTAATTTGATGATTAAAACTTATAAAAATTGTGTCCACTTAACAGAGCTGTCCGCACTAGGGAGCATTCACTGTACgcaattgcaaaaaaaaaacaaaaactactAGACCTTCAAGAATATTCTTTACATGGCTGCATTTTGTTAGCTACCTtacacacttacatatatacatacatgtgtatatatgtactaaTACTAATTTTAAGTATACCTTCCAATTTATGTCCTTTCagcaatttttttaatattagattcttttctttaattgTGGAATAAAGTGAGTCGCGCAGCGCATTGTAATGTGCTGTATATTTACTACGATCTTCATTGATATTGATGTGGCGTccatttaatatatttaagcTAGATTCCAGATTTTTAGCCGGATCCATGATGTTTTAAAGACACAACCGCACGCTACGAGCATCAAAACAGAACTGACAGATACTTATGTACATGcatgtgtgtacatacatgtgtgtggGTATGCGGCTAATGTCAAGTGTTAAGGGGCTCGATCAATCGATGAGATATCACGTAGTACTGATCAATCGTATATATCCGTTTGTGTATAACTATATGCCCTTAAAATCCGAGGGGGATACTTTCCAAATGGGATATCAATTTCCGaattttgaaacatttgaGTGATAACGCACTATTCCGCAtttgtatctatgtatgtatgtatgtccatGTGAGCGACGAAAACTGCACATTGGGGCAAAGCCGAACATTGTGCAGTCgcaattttaaaatgattaTACGAAAAGGTAAAAAGTTCGTTAAACTATTTGAAGATTGATGTGTTTGGCAGCTAGAGGAATTGCCTTTCCCCTGttttgcatttcaattttgttgaacAGTAATTTTTTTCTACCTGGCACATTTATTAGCGGattttaaaagtaacgaaaaaGTAAGTAAAGAAATTCCTTTTGTACAGTTTGTACAGTTACCATTATTTTATGGGTTAATATTTAATCTACACAAACAGAAAAGAGATTAGAACTGGATCTTATCGACTCAGTTTTAAATCAACCTAAAAAAAAGGACTTTAGGGATTTACTGTACAGCATGTCCTTACCTTCAAAATTCCGAAGTCTTTAACGCAAttctaaaaattttgttaaaaattttaaaaattataggatttaaattattacttttgttttatgcAAGGGATTAGCTAGGAAATAAATTAGGCAGAGGAGCAAATTATTTACTtaacatttctttttatatttaaaaacaaaaagaacaatggaactttatttttaaaaacattgaattaaaaaaattgtcaaatgAAAAGTGGGTAAATAACTTTCatcttaaattaaataaattctcTAAAGGAAAATTATGTTTTCATGCTCAATATCCTAGACCTTAGTCTATATGAGAGAACTTagttttcataaaatttttgttttccgtTTCTATAATAAGCTTAAAATATAATTAGTAATTGGTTGTCTTGACATAGACATTATTTTTAGAGGAATTGTAATCAAAAAGTATTCAAAACATGAAGTACGAACCtatatttaatgttttatATGAATTCCTATGAATGCCTACCagaacttaaaaaaaataatatcaaaatattttgctttgaTTATTTGCTCAATATTTGAAtgtataaaacaaacaaaaatttattgtaaacattttttttccaagCTATTGGCAACCCTACACGATCAGCTGTGGCCAACTGATAAGAAGTGGTCAGATCAGATCACATTgttagttttatttgtttttgttttaaattgtgAAGATCGCAATCGTGTCATCCGTCGCAAAATGGAAGTTAAAGTATTGGAAGTCAACAAAACACTGCCATTTGGTaaatattattgaaaaaaatgtgaatgataataatttaaaatgccGAATTGCCCACAGATCCCACCCTTCTAACGGTCAATATATCATTGCGTCAAGTTGAGGAAATCGCCTTGAGCATCTCACAG
This window contains:
- the LOC6638396 gene encoding glycerol-3-phosphate dehydrogenase, mitochondrial; translated protein: MSSRMFKFGVTAASACVGSVLASWSIDRWNSPHVVSNATQRPPKRKRTLPLREEQIKSLQSGEEFDVLIIGGGATGAGCALDSVTRGLKTALVELDDFASGTSSRSTKLIHGGVRYLQKAILGLDLEQYRMVKEALAERATMLESAPHLTHPLPIMLPVYTWWQVPYYWVGIKAYDLVAGDRNVKSSYYLSKKDALELFPMLKKDKLCGAIVYYDGQQDDARMCLAVALTAARHGATVCNHVEVKELLKKDDGSGKQVLCGAKVKDHISGKEFTVKAKCIVNAAGPFTDSIRKMDNPTVKSICCPSSGVHIVLPGYYSPDQMGLLDPSTSDGRVIFFLPWQRQTIAGTTDLPCDITHTPTPTEDEIQFILSEIKNYLNADVEVRRGDVLSAWSGIRPLVSDPNKEDTQSLARNHIVHVSPSNLITIAGGKWTTYRAMAEHTIDAAIKACNLKPERAEAVTAYLKIEGGQGWTPTMYIRLVQDFGLECEVAQHLAKSYGDRAFAVSKMASLTGKRWPIIGNRIHPEFPYIDAEIRYGVREYACTAVDMIARRLRLAFLNVQAASEALPVIVDIMGEELKWSKDEKERQIKHATEFLANEMGHTVNRTSKERIPIKLSKEEIQTYIKRFQIIDKDKKGYVSINDIRRALKSFGDADVSGEQLHEILKEIDTNMNGQVELDEYLQMMSAIKTGDVAYSRFARMAELEEQKHEAANLKQKISVDRSGGGL
- the LOC6638395 gene encoding uncharacterized protein LOC6638395 — encoded protein: MDPAKNLESSLNILNGRHININEDRSKYTAHYNALRDSLYSTIKEKNLILKKLLKGHKLEGSYGDNLKVATPDEFDLVINLAFPENDYIIVKADPQRPGNVTLDMTEVMERIRNQEQNREIYEQLQKIVNAKNMLLENKLQSWLQGLFTKTLNDLNNRIDVNGHISQLVYKRAGPAHTIYIKEPQEYSVDFVPSIRLSAKQIVLGPKQKEYFGKSEYWNAIPKPIKGQLGDNISYRASYYDAEHNLLKDKANLKNGIRFMKQFRDTKQNMGNLKSYYIKTLFLWQVIEREPGYWQKQLNEILIDMFHKLADCLKTAKRNGKLLFFWDPKLDMFADFTESQRKDMFNCAVGCGAYFLKMASGNMNDNNIENVLSSFCKLVDKTNSKQTEKPGQTNVANPTSLAPSKTAGQNGQNNAKTNQPEAPVKPSEAETKTATGKKTKKSTTDQEPKAKTTPSPPSKPVAQNDETKAKTNQPNQTAAVKTDTGTKPKKAPNAQETKANPAPSTKPAEKNGETKSKTKQTAAPVTKTVSETKSQTLPQPSKSVSEQKNTQAKPQTAKDEKQKNESSCKLS